The following are from one region of the Myotis daubentonii chromosome 2, mMyoDau2.1, whole genome shotgun sequence genome:
- the LOC132226201 gene encoding translationally-controlled tumor protein-like: MILYWDHINHEEMFSDIYKIWEIPDGLCLQVEGKMVRRTEGNIDDSLIGGNVSAEGLEREGTESTVIPGVDIVMNHHMQETSFTKEAYKKYIKDDMKSFQGKPEEQRPERVKPFMTGAAEQIKHTLANFKNYQFVVGENVNPDGVTALLGYHEDG, translated from the coding sequence ATGATCCTCTACTGGGACCACATCAACCATGAGGAGATGTTCTCAGATATCTACAAGATCTGGGAGATCCCAGATGGGCTGTGCCTGCAGGTAGAGGGGAAGATGGTCAGGAGGACAGAGGGTAACATTGATGACTCGCTTATTGGTGGAAATGTCTCCgctgaaggcctggagagggaaGGTACCGAAAGCACAGTCATCCCAGGTGTTGATATTGTCATGAACCATCATATGCAGGAAACCAGCTTCACAAAAGAAGCTTATAAGAAGTACATCAAAGATGACATGAAATCATTCCAAGGGAAGCCAGAAGAACAGAGACCAGAAAGAGTAAAGCCTTTTATGACAGGGGCTGCAGAACAAATCAAGCACACCCTTGCCAATTTCAAAAACTACCAGTTCGTTGTTGGTGAAAATGTGAATCCAGATGGCGTGACTGCTCTGCTGGGCTACCATGAGGATGGCTGA